The Globicephala melas chromosome X, mGloMel1.2, whole genome shotgun sequence genome window below encodes:
- the ARMCX1 gene encoding armadillo repeat-containing X-linked protein 1 produces MGRTREAGCLAAGVVIGAGACYCVYRLTWGRDESEKIWDDHDDDDDEEESSDIAETGKGAKANAGAGAGARLQGDSKAKAEVSVELRSGSNVKAEAHLKAQSGGGLEAKAKALFSTLKEQASAKAGKGARLGTISGTRTLTPGLPCPGVRGGGCHPVRNGARTGGRTSGKSKGRTRGKSARTPATSWPVRRGKFNFPYKIDDILGATDLQKVLNILERTSDPFIQEVALVTLGNNAAYSFNQNAIRELGGLPIIAKLIKTKDPIIREKAYNALNNLSVNAENQGKIKTYISQVCDDTMICRLDSAVQMAGLRLLTNMTVTNHYQHLLSYSFPDFFALLFLGNYFTKIQIMKLIINFTENPAMTRELVSCKVPSELISLFNKEWDREILLNILTLFENINDNIKNEGLASSRKEFSRSSLFFLFKESGVCVKKIKALANHSDLVVKVKVLKVLTKL; encoded by the coding sequence ATGGGCCGAACTCGGGAAGCTGGCTGCTTGGCCGCTGGTGTAGTGATCGGCGCTGGCGCCTGCTACTGCGTATACAGACTGACCTGGGGAAGAGATGAGAGCGAGAAAATCTGGGACGAccacgatgatgatgatgatgaggaggAATCTAGCGATATTGCAGAGACTGGGAAAGGAGCTAAGGCTAatgctggggcaggggctggagccAGACTTCAGGGTGACTCAAAGGCCAAGGCTGAGGTGTCCGTGGAACTCAGGAGTGGATCTAATGTAAAGGCAGAGGCCCACTTGAAGGCCCAGAGTGGAGGTGGCCTAGAGGCCAAGGCCAAGGCCCTTTTCAGCACCCTGAAGGAACAGGCAAGTGCAAAGGCGGGCAAAGGGGCCAGGTTGGGTACCATCTCCGGAACCAGGACCCTTACACCTGGTTTACCCTGCCCAGGAGTCAGGGGTGGAGGCTGCCACCCTGTGAGGAATGGAGCTAGGACTGGGGGCAGGACTAGTGGCAAGTCCAAGGGAAGGACCAGAGGTAAGAGCGCCAGGACTCCAGCTACATCATGGCCTGTTCGAAGGGGCAAGTTCAACTTTCCCTATAAAATTGATGATATTCTGGGTGCTACTGACCTTCAAAAGGTCCTTAACATCCTAGAAAGAACTAGTGATCCTTTTATTCAGGAAGTAGCCTTGGTCACTCTGGGTAACAATGCAGCATATTCATTTAACCAAAATGCCATTCGTGAATTGGGTGGTCTCCCAATTATTGCAAAACTGATAAAAACGAAAGATCCCATTATTAGGGAAAAGGCGTACAATGCCCTTAATAACTTGAGTGTGAACGCGGAAAATCAGGGCAAGATTAAGACATATATCAGTCAAGTGTGTGATGACACCATGATCTGTCGTTTGGACTCAGCTGTGCAGATGGCTGGTCTAAGGCTGTTAACCAACATGACTGTGACAAATCACTACCAACATTtgctttcctattcttttccagacTTTTTTGCTTTGTTATTCCTGGGAAATTACTTCACCAAGATTCAGATTATGAAACTAATCATAAACTTTACTGAAAATCCAGCCATGACAAGAGAGCTGGTCAGTTGTAAAGTACCATCAGAATTGATTTCCCTCTTTAATAAAGAATGGGACAGAGAGATTCTTCTTAATATCCTTACCCTATTTGAGAATATAAATGACAACATAAAAAATGAAGGGCTTGCCTCATCCAGGAAAGAATTCAGCAGAAgttcactttttttcttattcaaagaATCTGGAGTGTGTGTTAAGAAAATCAAAGCATTAGCAAATCACAG